A region of the Geitlerinema sp. PCC 9228 genome:
TTAACCGTAGCCATTCCTACATTCAACGGTGCTCAGCGATTGCCCCTGGTTTTGAAACACCTTCAAGCTCAACAAAATACTGAAGGAATCGCCTGGGAAATTTTGATTGTTGACAATCATAGTAATGACAATACTTTTGACCTTGTTCGAGAATTACAAAAAAATTGGAATTATCCTTTTCCTTTAAGATATTGTTTTGAAGCCAAACAGGGACTTGCCTTTGCCAGATACAAAGCGGTCGAGGAAGCAAACAGCGAGTTCGTTGGTTTTCTCGACGATGATAATTTAGCCGATCCAAATTGGGTTGCGGCTGCTTGTCAGTTTGGTCAATCTCACCCTCAGGTAGGTGCCTATGGTAGCAAAATTGTTGGAAATTTTGAGGTCGAGCCGCCAAAAAACTTTGCAAGAATTGCTAGCTTTCTGGCTATAAACGACCGAGGAAAGACAATGAAACCCTACGATAAAAAAGGGAAAATGTTGCCTCCAGGCGCTGGTTTGGTGGTTCGCAAGCGCGCATGGTTGGAAAACGTTCCCCTACAAACAAGACTTGTGGGAAGAACTACCGGTCAAATGTTGGCAAGCGAAGATGTAGAAGCGTTGCGACATATTCAAACCGGAGGATGGGAAATTTGGTACAATCCTGCCATGTTGGTACACCATATTATTCCGCGAAAACGTTTGGAAAAAGCCTATCTCATGAATTTATGCTACGGTGTGGGATTGGCTAGCTATCCCACACGTACAATTGCGCTATCTTCTTGGCAAAAACCAATATTTCTGCTAGCTTATTTTATAAACGATATCAGGAGAATTTTGCTGCATTTGCTAAAATATAGAAAGGCAGTGCAAACCGATCCAGTGGCAGCTAGCGAAATGCAGTTTCTCATTGGTAGATTAGCCAGTCCTTTTTATTTTCTGAAAAATCGCGATCGCACCCACCAAACATCTAACAACAAAAGATATTTGCCGTCCTAACAAACAATCAAAATGGATATGGATTTTACCGTCGCTATTTGCACGTATAACGGTGAAAAACGTCTCCCAGAAGTGCTCGATGCTTTGCTGGAACAGCAAGAAACGGAAGGCATCAAGTGGGAAGTTCTAGTTGTAGATAACAACAGCAAAGATAGTACAGCAGCGGTGGTTTTTAACTACGCTCGCCAGTGGCGTTCTGATTCCCAACTTAGATATGTTTTTGAAAAACAGCAGGGAACGGCATTGGCACGCGTAAAAGCATTTCAAGAAGCTCAAAGTCGGGAATTGGTGGGGTTTCTGGACGATGATAATATTCCTGGAAAAACTTGGATAGCACAAGCGTATCGTTTTGGTAGCCAAAATCCCCAAGTTGGCGCTTACGGTGGCAATATTCACGCCAAGTTGGATTCCCCACCACCCTCCTATTTCAATCAAGTAAAAATTTATCTCACGATCTACAATCGGGGAAAAGAAGCTTTCTGCTACCATCGCAATGCCAAATCCCGTAAAATTCCCGCCGGACCAGGTTGTGTATTCCGCAAACAAGCTTGGTACGAAGTCGTTCCCAATGCAGATAAATTACTGGTGGCTGGCAGAGATCCCAAAACCCTGGCTTCCGGTGAGGATGCTGCACTGTTATATGCCATACAAAATACGCAATGGGAACTATGGCACAATCCCCATATGGAAATTTGGCATCATATCGCACCCCATCGCCTGGAACAAACTTACTTGCGAAAACTAGCTCGGGGATACGGTCTTTCGCAACACCGGGTACGGATGGCGCGGTATGATGGTTGGCAAAGACTGCTGGTTCGTTTATTGCTTCCCCTCTTATTGCTGCGGGAAAGTCTACAAACGTTTCGATTTTACCTGCAACATAGAAAAAGTTTCCAGAAAGATTTTAGCAAACTTTGTGAATTGGAAGCCAAAATTGGTCGGCTGTACGGTCCTTTTCTAACCTAGTAGGTAGGGTGGGGAATTGAATTTCACCTGCAAATTGGGATGCGTCCAAACAGGGTTGCTTTAACTTCCCACAATATATAATACCAAACCAAATCTTCTTTGCTGCCTGCATAGCGCATAATTTGCATATCGCCAAGTGTCAAATGCCTCTGTGGTGTATTTTCCGGTGCGGGAAAATCGAAATTCTCGTAATTTTTCTACTCGCCGTTTTCTCGCCAGCCAACAGCTTCGCCAAATGTTTCCCAAACTCTGATATTAGCAGCATGGGTTCTATCTAATTTTTGAGAAATTGGCTGTCGCTTGGGCAGTTTTCCTTGCATTAATTGCGTAATGGTTTCGCCGAACCTAAAACGGTCAATGGTTTGCAAATCTTTACAGAGAAATTTTTGAATATTTTCTGGATACAACCATTCTTCCTGTTCCCAATGCCCTATCTTTAGCATAGCACGTGCTGTTTCTGTGTCAACTGCTTGCCATTGACTAGTAGCGAGAAATTTTGCCATTGTAGAACGCAATTCAATTTGTACGGGATTGGATTTTGCCGCCGGAAACATTTGGGATAAAGAAGATATGGCAGCTAGCGATCGCTGTTTTATATGGGAAATCGTTTTGGTTGTTGTAGGATAAGGTAGAGAAGTGGTTCTTACCGCTGGATATGGCGTTGATTTTACAGATGTTTTTGGTAGTGAAGATTGTAGGTTAGATAGCGGGAAATGCTCCAGAAAATCCACTCGCCTTCTCCATTTCTTTGCCAATGGCATCATTGAACCAAGATGATTTTTTCCCATGGTGGCGTTTTTGCATGATGTATAATTTGGATATAGCCTATGGGGAGATGCCCCCGCGCCGAATTGCCATCTCCAGAAAAATCAAGTTGTTCGTATGGCTTCCATTTGCCATTTTTCCAGCAACCAACAGCATCGCCAAACGTCTCCTCAAAGTCAGCTGCTCCTGGATAAAAATTCCCTAAATTTTGATAAACTTCTTGCAGTTACGGTGCGTTTTTCTGCACCAGCGAACCGACAGCATTACCCAATTTTTCCCAATTTTCCTCACCGGTAAATACAGTATTTTTCAAATTTTGGTAAATTTCTTTTCGTACGCTAAAACCAAAATGTTCGTTGCTATAGCGGAGCCATAACTGGTCTATGGTTTGCAAATCTTCTAAAGGGATTTCAGCCGCATCTTCCAAACGCAAATTCCCTTCTTTTTCCCGACCAGAAACTTTTAAAATGGCATGAGCTGTTTCTGCGTCGGCTTCTTTCCATTTCCCGTTTGCCAGTAAATTTTTTAATTTTGTATAGTTGTAACCAACTGCAGAAGGAAGTGTTTCCTTAGAAATAGGGGAAAAATCTTGTTCCCCTCCTGGGGAGGTACGGGTTTTAGCAAGCAAACGCAAGTTGCCCCCAAACTGTAGATATCGCTGTTGGGTTGGGGTTTGCCTACAACTTGTTCTAGGGAAGCATATCCCGCCGAACCAATGGTGGTTCCAGTGACAGATTCGGAGTATTTGATAAATACTTGGCAGCACTAAAATCTACTAAAATAAGTTTGCTATCTGTACAGCGAATGATATTTTCCGGTTTGATATCTCGATGGAGAACTTGATACTGGTGCAGGTAGTCTAAAATGGGTAAAATTTGCGCCAATACGTTACGAATTTCTTGGGCAGAAAATTTGCCTTCCGTTTCTGAAACTTTTCCCAAATCCCGACCTTCAATATATTCTTGTACCAAATATTGCTGGCTGTCTTCTGTGAAATATGCTAGCAATTCGGGAATTTGTGGGTGCCTGCCTAATTTATCTAACTGCTCCGCTTGCCAACTAAAGGGCGGAGTTGCTTTTTCAATCCTATCAGTTCCTTGGTCTTGGGGATAAAATTGTTTGATAACGCAGGGAGGTTGGGAAAGTTTGTCTTCATCAACAGCTAGAAAGGTTCTGCCAAAGCCCCCTTTTCCTAAAATACGTATGGCTCGGTATCGCAAGCACCGGCGTAATTTCCGAGCGTAGTACTGACAAAATTGGGTGCTATCGGGGTTGATGTGCAAGCAGTCGGGGTTCAAACACTGGCTCATGCTGACGCTCCCCGTGGAAAAAGTCTCACTTTCTATTCAGATTAGCATGATTTTATCGTTTTGACCAATATGAATTTGTTTTTTTTCAGGGGTTGCCAGCACAGGGAACCAGAAAGACCGTTGATGCCCCAATTTAGGTAAATATCCTCTTGAATCATAAAGAAGACGAAAAGAAATCCCTGTAATTTTTTAAAAATAGAATTACAGGGATAGCAGGCTAAAGAGGTTCTTCTAACTTCGATCGTAAGGGCAGTCGGACTTATTTGTCAACTTTCTTTAGGTTATAATGATGCTACCCTGCTGGCGAAGCGTTCGGCTTGTTTGCAGCCAGATTGGATCGGAGAAGCTGGAGAAGGTAATCTAGTTTTTGTTCCAAGGCTTGATGGCTTTGCTCCAATTGCTCGATTTTGGCTATCAGTTGTGTGCTATCTGGGGTCTGGGAGGTGGTAGACAACGGACGTGTATTTTCACCAAATCCACTAAATCCCATCAGTGCCGGACGTTCTACGTAAGTTACCCGATGCAAAATGCGCCAGGT
Encoded here:
- the hpsE gene encoding hormogonium polysaccharide biosynthesis glycosyltransferase HpsE, producing the protein MLDLTVAIPTFNGAQRLPLVLKHLQAQQNTEGIAWEILIVDNHSNDNTFDLVRELQKNWNYPFPLRYCFEAKQGLAFARYKAVEEANSEFVGFLDDDNLADPNWVAAACQFGQSHPQVGAYGSKIVGNFEVEPPKNFARIASFLAINDRGKTMKPYDKKGKMLPPGAGLVVRKRAWLENVPLQTRLVGRTTGQMLASEDVEALRHIQTGGWEIWYNPAMLVHHIIPRKRLEKAYLMNLCYGVGLASYPTRTIALSSWQKPIFLLAYFINDIRRILLHLLKYRKAVQTDPVAASEMQFLIGRLASPFYFLKNRDRTHQTSNNKRYLPS
- the hpsE gene encoding hormogonium polysaccharide biosynthesis glycosyltransferase HpsE encodes the protein MDFTVAICTYNGEKRLPEVLDALLEQQETEGIKWEVLVVDNNSKDSTAAVVFNYARQWRSDSQLRYVFEKQQGTALARVKAFQEAQSRELVGFLDDDNIPGKTWIAQAYRFGSQNPQVGAYGGNIHAKLDSPPPSYFNQVKIYLTIYNRGKEAFCYHRNAKSRKIPAGPGCVFRKQAWYEVVPNADKLLVAGRDPKTLASGEDAALLYAIQNTQWELWHNPHMEIWHHIAPHRLEQTYLRKLARGYGLSQHRVRMARYDGWQRLLVRLLLPLLLLRESLQTFRFYLQHRKSFQKDFSKLCELEAKIGRLYGPFLT
- a CDS encoding GUN4 domain-containing protein, giving the protein MDFLEHFPLSNLQSSLPKTSVKSTPYPAVRTTSLPYPTTTKTISHIKQRSLAAISSLSQMFPAAKSNPVQIELRSTMAKFLATSQWQAVDTETARAMLKIGHWEQEEWLYPENIQKFLCKDLQTIDRFRFGETITQLMQGKLPKRQPISQKLDRTHAANIRVWETFGEAVGWRENGE
- a CDS encoding GUN4 domain-containing protein, coding for MLAKTRTSPGGEQDFSPISKETLPSAVGYNYTKLKNLLANGKWKEADAETAHAILKVSGREKEGNLRLEDAAEIPLEDLQTIDQLWLRYSNEHFGFSVRKEIYQNLKNTVFTGEENWEKLGNAVGSLVQKNAP
- a CDS encoding protein kinase yields the protein MSQCLNPDCLHINPDSTQFCQYYARKLRRCLRYRAIRILGKGGFGRTFLAVDEDKLSQPPCVIKQFYPQDQGTDRIEKATPPFSWQAEQLDKLGRHPQIPELLAYFTEDSQQYLVQEYIEGRDLGKVSETEGKFSAQEIRNVLAQILPILDYLHQYQVLHRDIKPENIIRCTDSKLILVDFSAAKYLSNTPNLSLEPPLVRRDMLP